A region of Toxorhynchites rutilus septentrionalis strain SRP chromosome 1, ASM2978413v1, whole genome shotgun sequence DNA encodes the following proteins:
- the LOC129762988 gene encoding T-complex protein 11-like protein 1 isoform X1 yields the protein MPADAFSRMDSSESAAGSSSSEAKDIPASLEAALLRARTESESSDKSGPTRFVLPGTSGSPPKILTLEEVQDVVKNIENMTLAHEIAINSDFKLQPYEPPENSIERLIKDTMHKAYWDLLSEQLGRDPPCYDMAIQLLADVKDAFQSVLSKNNERALARINEILDETVIRQQAEKGTLDFQAYAKFVIHIMALSCAPVRDEQIAKLKEIDDVVELFRGILEALSVMKLDMANCLLDAARNDVIANSVEYEKQKFKQFLELYKDGFPETEKWLKRNQVPEIAADAVGSPNANGSDQQRRSKDAIFNAYLELIDWNSENDFPEMLEMDRDRLIGLQGRASRLCTCASTLAITCAAVPSIAQAADLRKKIAKELIILVQNCNNTKDLDDTIENIWLHVRSVIAGRLQELHQPQLLEPVESTLKNQILQIAKKESPVRNLMWKRLLAYTQLVLRTNNPIPVPPGFQEFGEEVESLATAFKRISFYNYAVYGEYYHEILNKV from the exons ATGCCAGCTGATGCATTTTCAAG AATGGATTCGTCTGAATCCGCTGCGGGATCATCTTCCTCGGAGGCGAAAGATATTCCAGCCAGCCTAGAGGCTGCCCTTCTACGAGCTAGAACCGAGAGCGAAAGTTCGGATAA ATCTGGCCCAACGCGCTTTGTCCTCCCCGGAACATCGGGATCCCCGCCGAAGATCCTCACGCTCGAGGAGGTCCAGGATGTCGTCAAGAACATCGAAAACATGACGTTGGCCCACGAGATTGCCATCAACAGTGACTTCAAGCTGCAACCGTACGAACCGCCAGAGAACTCGATCGAGCGGCTGATAAAGGACACCATGCACAAGGCCTACTGGGATCTATTGAGCGAGCAACTCGGTCGCGATCCGCCCTGCTACGATATGGCGATCCAGCTGCTGGCTGACGTGAAGGACGCCTTCCAGAGTGTTCTCAGCAAAAATAACGAACGTGCCCTGGCGCGAATCAATGAGATTTTGGACGAAACTGTGATACGGCAGCAGGCCGAGAAGGGCACGCTAGACTTCCAGGCCTACGCCAAGTTTGTGATTCACATTATGGCTCTCTCTTGCGCCCCGGTGCGCGACGAACAGATTGCCAAGCTGAAGGAAATTGACGATGTGGTGGAGCTATTCCGTGGCATCCTGGAGGCACTGTCAGTCATGAAATTGGACATGGCCAACTGTTTGCTGGACGCTGCCAGGAACGATGTGATTGCCAACTCGGTGGAGTATGAAAAGcagaaattcaaacaatttttagAGCTGTACAAAGATGGATTCCCGGAGACGGAAAAGTGGCTTAAGCGCAACCAAGTGCCCGAAATTGCTGCCGACGCTGTCGGTTCCCCCAACGCCAACGGAAGCGATCAGCAGCGTCGCTCGAAGGATGCTATTTTCAACGCTTATTTAGAACTGATCGATTGGAACTCGGAAAACGACTTTCCGGAGATGCTCGAAATGGATCGAGATCGTCTAATTGGTCTGCAGGGTCGTGCCTCCCGTCTTTGCACATGTGCCTCAACGCTCGCCATTACCTGTGCTGCCGTGCCGTCGATCGCCCAGGCTGCGGATCTTCGCAAAAAAATTGCTAAGGAACTCATCATTTTGGTTCAGAACTGCAACAACACGAAGGACTTGGACGATACGATCGAGAATATTTGGCTGCATGTGCGTTCCGTAATTGCTGGTCGATTGCAGGAATTGCATCAGCCGCAGCTGCTGGAACCGGTGGAAAGCACACTCAAGAATCAAATCCTGCAGATCGCCAAAAAGGAATCCCCTGTGCGGAACTTGATGTGGAAACGATTGTTGGCTTATACCCAGCTTGTGCTCAGGACAAATAATCCCATTCCAGTACCGCCAGGCTTCCAAGAGTTTGGCGAAGAGGTTGAGAGTCTGGCCACGGCATTTAAGCGAATTTCGTTCTACAACTATGCCGTTTATGGCGAGTATTATCATGAAATTTTAAATAAGGTTTAG
- the LOC129762988 gene encoding T-complex protein 11-like protein 1 isoform X2 has translation MDSSESAAGSSSSEAKDIPASLEAALLRARTESESSDKSGPTRFVLPGTSGSPPKILTLEEVQDVVKNIENMTLAHEIAINSDFKLQPYEPPENSIERLIKDTMHKAYWDLLSEQLGRDPPCYDMAIQLLADVKDAFQSVLSKNNERALARINEILDETVIRQQAEKGTLDFQAYAKFVIHIMALSCAPVRDEQIAKLKEIDDVVELFRGILEALSVMKLDMANCLLDAARNDVIANSVEYEKQKFKQFLELYKDGFPETEKWLKRNQVPEIAADAVGSPNANGSDQQRRSKDAIFNAYLELIDWNSENDFPEMLEMDRDRLIGLQGRASRLCTCASTLAITCAAVPSIAQAADLRKKIAKELIILVQNCNNTKDLDDTIENIWLHVRSVIAGRLQELHQPQLLEPVESTLKNQILQIAKKESPVRNLMWKRLLAYTQLVLRTNNPIPVPPGFQEFGEEVESLATAFKRISFYNYAVYGEYYHEILNKV, from the exons ATGGATTCGTCTGAATCCGCTGCGGGATCATCTTCCTCGGAGGCGAAAGATATTCCAGCCAGCCTAGAGGCTGCCCTTCTACGAGCTAGAACCGAGAGCGAAAGTTCGGATAA ATCTGGCCCAACGCGCTTTGTCCTCCCCGGAACATCGGGATCCCCGCCGAAGATCCTCACGCTCGAGGAGGTCCAGGATGTCGTCAAGAACATCGAAAACATGACGTTGGCCCACGAGATTGCCATCAACAGTGACTTCAAGCTGCAACCGTACGAACCGCCAGAGAACTCGATCGAGCGGCTGATAAAGGACACCATGCACAAGGCCTACTGGGATCTATTGAGCGAGCAACTCGGTCGCGATCCGCCCTGCTACGATATGGCGATCCAGCTGCTGGCTGACGTGAAGGACGCCTTCCAGAGTGTTCTCAGCAAAAATAACGAACGTGCCCTGGCGCGAATCAATGAGATTTTGGACGAAACTGTGATACGGCAGCAGGCCGAGAAGGGCACGCTAGACTTCCAGGCCTACGCCAAGTTTGTGATTCACATTATGGCTCTCTCTTGCGCCCCGGTGCGCGACGAACAGATTGCCAAGCTGAAGGAAATTGACGATGTGGTGGAGCTATTCCGTGGCATCCTGGAGGCACTGTCAGTCATGAAATTGGACATGGCCAACTGTTTGCTGGACGCTGCCAGGAACGATGTGATTGCCAACTCGGTGGAGTATGAAAAGcagaaattcaaacaatttttagAGCTGTACAAAGATGGATTCCCGGAGACGGAAAAGTGGCTTAAGCGCAACCAAGTGCCCGAAATTGCTGCCGACGCTGTCGGTTCCCCCAACGCCAACGGAAGCGATCAGCAGCGTCGCTCGAAGGATGCTATTTTCAACGCTTATTTAGAACTGATCGATTGGAACTCGGAAAACGACTTTCCGGAGATGCTCGAAATGGATCGAGATCGTCTAATTGGTCTGCAGGGTCGTGCCTCCCGTCTTTGCACATGTGCCTCAACGCTCGCCATTACCTGTGCTGCCGTGCCGTCGATCGCCCAGGCTGCGGATCTTCGCAAAAAAATTGCTAAGGAACTCATCATTTTGGTTCAGAACTGCAACAACACGAAGGACTTGGACGATACGATCGAGAATATTTGGCTGCATGTGCGTTCCGTAATTGCTGGTCGATTGCAGGAATTGCATCAGCCGCAGCTGCTGGAACCGGTGGAAAGCACACTCAAGAATCAAATCCTGCAGATCGCCAAAAAGGAATCCCCTGTGCGGAACTTGATGTGGAAACGATTGTTGGCTTATACCCAGCTTGTGCTCAGGACAAATAATCCCATTCCAGTACCGCCAGGCTTCCAAGAGTTTGGCGAAGAGGTTGAGAGTCTGGCCACGGCATTTAAGCGAATTTCGTTCTACAACTATGCCGTTTATGGCGAGTATTATCATGAAATTTTAAATAAGGTTTAG